A single window of Acanthopagrus latus isolate v.2019 chromosome 1, fAcaLat1.1, whole genome shotgun sequence DNA harbors:
- the LOC119025093 gene encoding protein PFC0760c-like — protein DDDDDNDSCDDDDDDDDDDDCDDDDDDDNDNCNDDDGDVDDDDDNCDDDDDDDCNDDDDDCDDDDCDDDDDDDDGDDNDDCDDDGDDDDDEDDNCDDDDDDNDDYDDDDDDDDDDDDDDDDDDDDDDDDDNCNDDDDDVDDDDDNCDDDDDDDDDDCDDDDDDDDDDDDDDDDCDDDDDDDNDNCNDDDDDDKCNDDNCDDDDDDDNDNCNDDDDDDDDNCDDDDDDDNDDDD, from the exons gatgatgatgatgataatgatagctgtgatgatgatgatgatgatgatgatgatgatgactgtgatgatgatgatgacgatgacaatgataactgtaatgatgatgatggtgatgttgatgatgatgatgataactgtgatgatgatgatgatgatgactgtaatgatgatgatgatgactgtgatgatgatgactgtgatgatgatgatgatgatgatgatggtgatgataatgatgactgtgatgatgatggtgatgatgatgatgatgaagatgataactgtgatgatgatgatgatgataatgatgactatgatgatgatgatgatgatga tgatgatgatgacgatgatgatgatgatgatgatgatgatg atgatgacgatgataactgtaacgatgatgatgatgatgttgatgatgatgatgataactgtgatgatgatgatgatgatgatgatgatgactgtgatgatgatgatgacgatga tgatgatgatgatgatgatgatgatgactgtgatgatgatgatgatgatgacaatgataactgtaatgatgatgatgatgatgataagtgtaatgatgataactgtgatgatgatgatgacgatgacaatgataactgtaatgatgatgatgatgatgatgatgataactgtgatgatgatgatgatgatgataatgatgacgatgat